A single genomic interval of Osmerus eperlanus chromosome 14, fOsmEpe2.1, whole genome shotgun sequence harbors:
- the LOC134034077 gene encoding zinc finger and SCAN domain-containing protein 5A-like → MTNSMAFHTQIASIMEVLANAAVAEICKLVDEDYAVIRLEMSHSQRENRALKRKLQTLELKMARERAERTMRERVLANRPGVSVRLLDKFRAAAVSRGGGNLSAHLRNVGKPERQGSWRIREQSAAANEGPDSSTQDVITVRILEESADAEASASSSNQSQIKQEITDRCPTPSPPLPPGSDRLTHLFDLDDAGAEECPVKQERKDEEKEVEDTFSHKGDDMDLRKTVDGDRTLETSTRAWTSHHQDLVHYYHETDPGQAPDLEQTGQCLRPTENSHWTAGPVLSHPGPALGMSNTWGQRRQGAGVCLGAGARPGSGVGPGSLGSESQSGSGAIYGLQIGPDPGQHSYLPPPHGVRPDQKHQRSPAFNTFFQPNTMHTTTTSVVSRTNHNTGPMAPSSLPLHPERVEGRGKTDRERPYSCPTCGKRFAEAGYVKKHQTVHTKEKPFRCKQCWKSFSFLSNLIRHRGVHSAQDQAGDLTGVHGGANASI, encoded by the exons ATGACCAACTCGATGGCTTTTCATACTCAGATAGCCTCCATCATGGAGGTGCTAGCGAACGCAGCTGTTGCTGAGATTTGTAAATTGGTAGACGAAGATTATGCTGTCATTCGTCTGGAAATGAgccacagtcagagagagaaccgAGCTTTGAAAAGAAAACTACAGACGCTGGAATTGAAGATGGCCCGGGAACGCGCAGAAAGGACGATGAGAGAGCGCGTCCTCGCAAATCGTCCCGGAGTCAGCGTCAGGCTACTCGACAAGTTCAGAGCAGCAGCCGTATCAAGAG GTGGAGGGAACCTTTCTGCCCATCTTCGGAATGTAGGGAAACCGGAAAGACAAGGCTCCTGGAGGATCAGAGAGCAGTCAGCTGCTGCCAATGAGGGGCCAGACTCTTCTACCCAGGATGTCATCACAGTCAGAATCCTTGAAGAG TCTGCAGATGCTGAGGCCTCAGCTAGCAGCTCCAACCAGTCCCAGATCAAGCAGGAGATCACTGACCGTTGTCCAACTCCATCGCCTCCACTCCCACCGGGCTCAGACAGACTCACACAT CTGTTCGATTTGGATGACGCAGGAGCGGAGGAGTGCCCTGTcaagcaggagaggaaggatgaggaAAAAGAGGTGGAAGACACTTTCAGCCACAAGGGTGATGATATGGATCTGAGAAAAA CTGTCGATGGAGACAGAACCTTAGAGACGAGCACCAGAGCCTGGACCTCTCATCATCAGGATCTGGTGCATTACTACCATGAGACAGACCCAGGACAGGCGCCAGATCTGGAACAAACTGGACAGTGTCTCCGTCCTACAGAAAACAGCCACTGGACAGCGGGGCCAGTACTCAGCCACCCAGGTCCGGCACTGGGGATGTCTAACACATGGGgccagaggagacagggagcagGAGTCTGCTTAGGGGCTGGGGCAAGACCTGGCTCTGGGGTAGGGCCTGGAAGTTTAGGCTCTGAGTCTCAGTCTGGTTCTGGAGCCATATATGGGCTTCAGATTGGGCCAGATCCTGGTCAACACTCCtacctcccacccccacacGGTGTCAGACCAGACCAGAAGCATCAACGGAGCCCAGCCTTCAACACGTTCTTCCAGCCCAATACCAtgcacacaacaacaaccaGTGTAGTCTCAAGAACAAACCACAACACCGGTCCAATGGCACCCTCCTCTTTGCCACTGCACCCTGAaagagtggagggcaggggaaAGACTGACAGAGAGCGCCCCTACAGCTGCCCCACCTGTGGGAAGCGGTTTGCAGAGGCAGGCTACGTAAAGAAACATCAGACAGTCCATACAAAGGAAAAGCCGTTCAGGTGTAAACAGTGCTGGAAGAGCTTCTCCTTCCTAAGCAACCTCATACGTCACAGGGGGGTGCATAGTGCACAGGATCAAGCCGGGGACTTGACGGGGGTACATGGGGGGGCTAATGCATCGATTTGA